The following are from one region of the Flavobacteriaceae bacterium UJ101 genome:
- the serC|PSAT1 gene encoding phosphoserine transaminase (Involved in the plastidial phosphorylated pathway of serine biosynthesis (PPSB). Catalyzes the reversible conversion of 3-phosphohydroxypyruvate to phosphoserine; Belongs to the class-V pyridoxal-phosphate-dependent aminotransferase family. SerC subfamily.; KEGG: sfc:Spiaf_2701 phosphoserine aminotransferase): MKKYNFSAGPCILPQEVLSKASDSVKELNNSGLSLIEISHRSKDFVEVMEKARSLVKELLNVPEGYSVLFLQGGASLQFIMTPYNFLKIGGKASYINTGTWSDKAVKEAKKIGEVVEVASSKDQNFNYIPKEYTIPEDSDYIHITSNNTIFGTQFKTFPKTDKVLICDMSSDIFSRKINVSDFGMIYAGAQKNMGPAGATLVIVKDELLGHTGRDIPSYLDYKVHIDKDSMFNTPPVFSVYTSMLTLEWLKSKGGVEAIEKINNEKATLLYDEVDRNPLFEGVAAVEDRSMMNVTFVLKNQEHQALFDSIWEAKGVSGIKGHRSVGGYRASIYNGMPQEGIEVLVAAMKELELNS, translated from the coding sequence ATGAAGAAGTATAATTTTAGCGCAGGTCCATGTATTTTACCACAAGAAGTTTTGAGTAAAGCTTCTGATTCAGTGAAAGAATTGAATAATTCAGGTTTGTCTTTAATTGAAATATCACACAGAAGTAAAGATTTTGTGGAAGTTATGGAAAAAGCACGTTCATTAGTTAAAGAGCTTTTGAATGTACCTGAAGGATATAGTGTTTTGTTTTTACAGGGAGGAGCGAGTTTACAGTTTATTATGACACCTTATAATTTTTTAAAAATAGGAGGGAAAGCAAGTTATATTAATACTGGGACTTGGTCAGATAAAGCAGTTAAAGAAGCTAAAAAAATTGGAGAAGTAGTAGAAGTAGCCTCATCAAAAGATCAAAATTTTAATTACATTCCAAAAGAATATACAATTCCTGAAGATTCAGATTATATTCACATTACTTCTAATAACACTATTTTTGGAACACAGTTTAAAACTTTTCCAAAAACGGATAAAGTATTAATATGTGATATGTCATCTGATATTTTTAGTAGAAAAATTAACGTTTCAGATTTTGGGATGATTTATGCAGGAGCTCAAAAAAATATGGGGCCGGCAGGAGCAACTTTAGTTATTGTGAAAGATGAACTATTAGGTCATACAGGACGTGATATTCCTTCATATTTAGATTATAAAGTTCATATAGATAAAGACAGTATGTTTAATACACCGCCAGTTTTTTCAGTGTATACCTCTATGTTAACTTTAGAATGGTTAAAATCAAAAGGAGGAGTTGAAGCGATAGAGAAAATAAATAATGAGAAAGCAACCCTTTTATATGATGAAGTGGATCGAAACCCCCTTTTTGAAGGAGTTGCAGCAGTAGAAGATCGCTCTATGATGAATGTTACATTTGTCTTGAAAAATCAAGAACATCAAGCATTATTTGATTCAATTTGGGAAGCAAAAGGAGTAAGTGGTATTAAAGGACATCGATCTGTAGGAGGTTACCGTGCAAGTATTTATAATGGAATGCCACAAGAGGGAATAGAGGTATTGGTAGCAGCGATGAAAGAATTAGAATTAAATAGTTAG
- a CDS encoding uncharacterized protein (Belongs to the glyoxalase I family.), whose product MKIKIVSIPVDNQDKALEFYTKKLNFVKKIDIPVGDGNRWLTLVSDEEQDGPELLLEPSPKNFEPAKTYQKALFDAGIPYTQFNVSDVQKEYDRLISLDVTFTVKPTEMGTAKIAVFNDTCGNHIQIVEIL is encoded by the coding sequence ATGAAAATTAAAATTGTAAGTATTCCAGTAGACAATCAAGATAAAGCACTTGAATTTTACACTAAAAAGTTAAACTTTGTAAAGAAAATTGACATTCCTGTTGGTGATGGAAATAGATGGCTAACTTTAGTTTCAGATGAAGAGCAAGATGGTCCTGAATTATTATTAGAGCCTTCACCAAAAAACTTTGAACCTGCAAAAACTTATCAAAAAGCTCTTTTTGATGCGGGTATCCCCTACACTCAGTTTAATGTTTCAGATGTTCAAAAAGAATATGATAGATTAATAAGTTTAGATGTTACATTTACTGTCAAACCAACTGAAATGGGCACAGCAAAAATTGCAGTCTTTAATGATACTTGTGGTAACCATATACAAATTGTAGAAATCTTATAA
- a CDS encoding ssrA-binding protein (Required for rescue of stalled ribosomes mediated by trans-translation. Binds to transfer-messenger RNA (tmRNA), required for stable association of tmRNA with ribosomes. tmRNA and SmpB together mimic tRNA shape, replacing the anticodon stem-loop with SmpB. tmRNA is encoded by the ssrA gen; the 2 termini fold to resemble tRNA(Ala) and it encodes a 'tag peptide', a short internal open reading frame. During trans-translation Ala- aminoacylated tmRNA acts like a tRNA, entering the A-site of stalled ribosomes, displacing the stalled mRNA. The ribosome then switches to translate the ORF on the tmRN; the nascent peptide is terminated with the 'tag peptide' encoded by the tmRNA and targeted for degradation. The ribosome is freed to recommence translation, which seems to be the essential function of trans- translation; Belongs to the SmpB family.), protein MQQKVTIKNRKARFNYELLDRYTAGIQLGGTEIKSIRAGKASIAESFCEIKEGEVWCVNMHIDEYQYGSYYNHKPKRDRKLLLQKKEIKKLERKLQDKGMTVVPLEIFINDRGLAKINIALAKGKKLYDKRETIKTKDINRDLQRNLRIK, encoded by the coding sequence ATGCAACAAAAAGTTACAATTAAAAATAGAAAAGCACGATTTAATTATGAATTATTAGATCGTTATACCGCAGGAATACAACTAGGTGGTACGGAAATTAAATCAATACGAGCAGGTAAAGCAAGTATTGCCGAAAGTTTTTGTGAAATTAAAGAAGGAGAGGTATGGTGTGTTAATATGCATATTGACGAGTATCAGTATGGATCGTATTACAATCATAAACCCAAACGTGATAGAAAATTATTATTACAAAAAAAAGAAATAAAAAAACTGGAACGAAAATTGCAGGACAAAGGAATGACTGTGGTTCCTTTAGAGATCTTTATTAATGATAGAGGATTAGCAAAAATAAATATAGCTTTGGCGAAAGGGAAAAAGCTCTACGATAAGAGAGAAACCATCAAAACCAAGGATATTAACAGAGATTTACAAAGAAATTTAAGGATAAAATAA
- a CDS encoding hemolysin-3 like protein (Belongs to the UPF0073 (Hly-III) family.), producing MEAIFYSKKEEIANAITHGIGIILSIIGLVYMLVYSIQNGDISHITGSIIFGSTLIIMYTCSTLYHTFQTEKRKVFFRKLDHIAIYLLIAGSYTPFTLITLKDTAWGWSIFGIIWALALFGIIYKLTPLNRYKKLSLILYLGMGWLVVLAAKPMIESLDTNGLWLLIIGGLTYTLGVIFYVWEKLPFNHAIWHVFVLGGSICHFFAVFWYVIP from the coding sequence ATGGAAGCCATCTTTTATTCTAAAAAAGAAGAAATTGCAAACGCTATCACTCATGGGATTGGAATTATCCTTTCCATTATAGGATTGGTTTATATGCTTGTTTATTCCATACAAAATGGAGATATTTCACATATCACAGGTAGTATCATTTTTGGAAGTACTTTAATCATAATGTATACCTGTTCTACACTATATCATACTTTTCAAACAGAAAAACGTAAAGTTTTTTTTCGAAAACTAGATCATATTGCCATTTATCTTTTAATAGCAGGTTCTTATACACCTTTTACATTAATTACTTTAAAAGATACCGCTTGGGGATGGTCTATCTTTGGTATCATCTGGGCATTAGCTTTATTTGGAATTATTTATAAACTAACCCCTCTAAATCGTTATAAAAAACTTTCTTTAATTCTCTATTTAGGAATGGGATGGTTGGTTGTTTTAGCTGCAAAACCTATGATTGAATCTTTAGACACTAACGGGTTATGGTTATTAATAATAGGTGGGTTAACCTATACACTAGGTGTTATTTTTTATGTTTGGGAGAAACTCCCTTTTAATCATGCTATTTGGCATGTATTTGTTTTAGGAGGGAGTATTTGTCATTTTTTTGCAGTCTTTTGGTATGTAATTCCTTAA
- the GCDH|gcdH gene encoding glutaryl-CoA dehydrogenase (ETF) (Involved in the degradation of long-chain fatty acids. Belongs to the acyl-CoA dehydrogenase family.; KEGG: nko:Niako_4544 glutaryl-CoA dehydrogenase), giving the protein MSKTDYYLVSELLSEEHRLIQQSTREWVDKEIIPYIDEANQKHQPIDGLFEKLGEIGALGCYIPEQYGGLGLDQISYGIIMQELERGDSAIRSTASVQSSLVMYPIYTFGSEEQKMKYLPQLASGKMVGCFGLTEPNHGSNPSGMETRIVDKGDYYLLNGAKMWITNSPIADIAVVWAKDEEGKIRGVIVERDMEGFSTPETHNKWSLRASQTGELVFEDVKIPKENVLPKVNSLRGPLSCLNSARYGISWGVIGAAINCLEVALEYSQQRNQFGKPIASYQLQQKKLAEFSTEITKAQLLSWRLGTLKNEDKATPAQISMAKRNNVEMALKIARESRQILGAMGIVGDYPMMRHMMNLESVITYEGTHDIHLLITGMDLTGISAFE; this is encoded by the coding sequence ATGTCTAAAACCGATTACTATTTAGTTAGTGAATTACTTTCAGAAGAACATCGATTAATTCAACAGTCCACACGTGAGTGGGTAGATAAAGAAATCATTCCCTATATAGATGAAGCCAACCAAAAACATCAACCTATCGATGGTTTATTTGAAAAGCTAGGTGAAATTGGAGCTTTAGGATGTTACATTCCTGAACAATACGGAGGATTAGGATTAGATCAAATTTCATATGGTATCATTATGCAGGAGTTAGAACGAGGAGATTCTGCTATTCGTTCTACTGCTTCGGTACAATCTTCATTAGTTATGTACCCTATTTACACTTTTGGTAGTGAGGAACAAAAAATGAAGTACTTACCTCAACTAGCATCGGGAAAAATGGTAGGTTGCTTTGGATTGACTGAGCCCAATCATGGTTCTAATCCTTCCGGAATGGAAACCCGCATTGTAGATAAAGGAGATTACTATCTCTTAAATGGTGCTAAAATGTGGATTACCAATTCCCCTATTGCTGATATTGCAGTAGTTTGGGCTAAAGATGAAGAAGGTAAAATTCGAGGTGTTATTGTAGAACGTGATATGGAAGGATTTTCAACTCCTGAAACGCATAACAAATGGTCTTTACGTGCTTCTCAAACAGGAGAATTGGTTTTTGAGGATGTTAAAATACCAAAAGAAAATGTTTTACCTAAAGTAAATAGTCTTCGTGGACCTCTTTCATGTTTAAATTCTGCTCGTTATGGAATCAGTTGGGGCGTAATTGGAGCTGCTATTAATTGCTTAGAAGTAGCTTTAGAATATAGCCAACAACGAAATCAATTTGGTAAACCCATTGCTTCTTATCAATTACAACAAAAAAAATTGGCAGAGTTTTCGACTGAAATCACCAAAGCACAATTACTTTCTTGGCGTTTAGGAACTTTAAAAAATGAGGACAAAGCTACACCTGCTCAAATTTCTATGGCTAAACGAAACAACGTAGAAATGGCCTTGAAAATTGCACGTGAATCACGACAAATATTAGGTGCTATGGGAATTGTAGGCGATTACCCTATGATGCGACATATGATGAATTTAGAATCGGTGATTACCTATGAAGGAACTCACGACATTCACCTATTAATTACAGGAATGGATTTAACGGGAATTTCTGCTTTTGAGTAA
- a CDS encoding outer membrane protein (Structural protein that may protect the integrity of the bacterium. Belongs to the OmpA family; Contains 1 OmpA-like domain.), with protein sequence MKRFKLTLFAAAFALTASSVFAQNSNNKWLIGVGAHAVDHSSVRGTFDGYFDMEDDWSFVPPLSKLTIGRSINKSFAVDLSASVGEVDYNRDLLNTGVDKVTMAEDEFFINAGLGVKYKFANDYLLSEESWFDPYLRAGVNYTKYDYSDVYTAAQGSGSEAGQYGSGLNEEDFLGLSAGVGFNIWFAENFGLNVESNYNMLPTVSRDYGDFFQHSAGLVFRFGGKDTDGDGISDNKDACPEVPGLKEFDGCPDTDGDKIIDSEDACPELAGPIENKGCPDTDGDGVFDNVDNCVDVAGPAENNGCPWKDSDNDGILDKDDACPSEAGPADNNGCPIRDQDGDGVVDADDKCPTVAGPASNQGCPHTTEKVNAELRNLTFEYNSDQLTSESVGKVQRAAAIMNNQLKGKDFYVDGYTDSKGSAAYNQKLSLRRAKSVVAGLIGNGVSGSRLSARGFGEENPVATNETAEGRAQNRRVVISFK encoded by the coding sequence ATGAAGAGATTTAAATTAACATTATTCGCTGCTGCATTTGCATTAACTGCAAGTTCAGTATTCGCGCAGAATTCCAATAACAAGTGGTTAATTGGAGTTGGGGCTCATGCTGTAGATCATTCTTCAGTAAGAGGTACATTTGATGGTTATTTTGATATGGAGGATGATTGGTCTTTTGTTCCACCTCTATCAAAGTTAACTATTGGTCGTTCAATAAACAAGTCATTTGCTGTTGATTTATCAGCATCTGTTGGAGAAGTAGACTACAATAGAGATTTACTTAATACAGGAGTAGATAAAGTAACAATGGCAGAAGATGAGTTTTTCATTAACGCAGGTTTAGGAGTTAAGTATAAATTTGCTAATGATTATTTATTAAGTGAGGAATCTTGGTTTGATCCTTATTTAAGAGCTGGAGTTAACTATACAAAGTATGATTACTCTGATGTTTATACTGCTGCTCAAGGTTCTGGTAGTGAAGCAGGACAATATGGGTCTGGTTTAAACGAAGAAGATTTCTTAGGTTTATCTGCAGGAGTTGGATTTAACATTTGGTTCGCTGAAAACTTCGGTTTAAATGTAGAATCAAACTACAACATGTTACCTACAGTATCTAGAGATTATGGAGATTTCTTCCAACACTCAGCTGGATTAGTATTCCGTTTCGGTGGAAAAGATACAGATGGAGATGGAATATCTGATAATAAAGATGCTTGTCCTGAGGTACCAGGTTTAAAAGAATTTGATGGTTGTCCTGATACAGATGGTGATAAAATCATCGATTCAGAAGATGCTTGTCCTGAGTTAGCAGGTCCAATCGAAAACAAAGGTTGTCCTGATACAGATGGTGACGGTGTATTTGATAACGTTGATAACTGTGTTGACGTTGCAGGTCCAGCTGAAAACAATGGTTGTCCTTGGAAAGATTCAGATAATGACGGTATCTTAGATAAAGATGATGCTTGTCCTTCTGAAGCAGGTCCAGCTGATAACAATGGTTGTCCAATTAGAGATCAAGATGGAGATGGTGTAGTTGACGCTGATGATAAGTGTCCAACAGTTGCTGGTCCAGCTTCTAATCAAGGATGTCCTCATACAACTGAGAAAGTTAACGCTGAATTAAGAAACTTAACATTTGAGTACAATTCAGATCAATTAACTTCTGAATCAGTAGGTAAAGTTCAAAGAGCTGCTGCTATCATGAACAATCAATTAAAAGGAAAAGATTTCTACGTTGATGGATATACAGATAGTAAAGGTTCTGCTGCTTACAACCAAAAATTATCTCTAAGAAGAGCTAAATCAGTAGTAGCTGGTTTAATCGGAAATGGAGTTAGTGGATCTAGATTATCTGCTAGAGGATTTGGTGAAGAAAACCCAGTTGCAACTAACGAAACAGCTGAAGGTAGAGCACAAAACAGACGTGTAGTTATTTCTTTCAAATAA
- a CDS encoding aldehyde dehydrogenase (NAD(+)) (Belongs to the aldehyde dehydrogenase family.; KEGG: gfo:GFO_3401 aldehyde dehydrogenase (NAD+)), with protein MIQEALSQLGLKEINEGTSTGSANFSNGEIIESYSPVDGKLIGKVKSTTKEDYEKVMDAATEAFKTWRVMPAPQRGEIVRQFGEKLRELKEPLGKLVSYEMGKSYQEGLGEVQEMIDICDFAVGLSRQLHGLTMHSERPGHRMYEQYHPLGVVGIISAFNFPVAVWSWNTALAWICGDVCVWKPSEKAPMCGVACQNIIAEVLKENNLPEGISCLINGDYKVGEFMTKDSRIPLVSATGSTRMGKIVAQEVAGRLGKSLLELGGNNAIIVTPDADIKMTVIGAVFGAVGTAGQRCTSTRRLIIHDSIYDQVKNAVADAYKQLKIGNPLDESNHVGPLIDKDAVKMYEAALEKVVAEGGNIIVEGGVLEGEGYESGCYVKPAIAEAQNHFEIVQHETFAPVLYLLKYSGGIENAIELQNGVAQGLSSAIMTNNLREAERFLSHAGSDCGIANVNIGTSGAEIGGAFGGEKETGGGRESGSDAWKVYMRRQTNTINYTADLPLAQGIKFDL; from the coding sequence ATGATACAAGAGGCATTAAGCCAACTAGGTTTAAAAGAAATAAATGAAGGAACTTCAACAGGTTCTGCTAATTTTTCAAATGGTGAAATTATTGAATCGTATTCACCTGTAGATGGTAAGTTAATTGGGAAAGTAAAATCTACAACCAAAGAAGATTACGAAAAAGTGATGGATGCAGCAACTGAAGCATTTAAAACGTGGCGTGTAATGCCAGCACCTCAGAGAGGTGAAATTGTACGTCAATTTGGAGAGAAATTACGTGAGTTGAAAGAGCCTTTAGGAAAGTTGGTTTCGTATGAAATGGGGAAGTCTTATCAAGAAGGATTAGGAGAAGTTCAAGAAATGATTGATATCTGTGATTTTGCAGTAGGCTTATCACGTCAATTGCATGGATTAACAATGCATTCTGAACGTCCAGGACATCGTATGTACGAGCAATATCATCCATTAGGAGTAGTAGGAATTATTTCGGCTTTTAATTTTCCAGTAGCTGTTTGGTCATGGAATACAGCCTTAGCATGGATTTGTGGTGATGTTTGTGTATGGAAGCCATCTGAAAAAGCACCTATGTGTGGAGTGGCTTGTCAAAATATAATAGCTGAAGTATTAAAAGAAAACAATTTACCTGAAGGAATTTCGTGTTTAATAAATGGAGATTATAAAGTAGGAGAGTTCATGACGAAGGACAGTAGAATTCCTTTAGTTTCTGCAACAGGTTCTACACGTATGGGTAAAATTGTAGCTCAGGAAGTAGCAGGGCGTTTAGGAAAGTCGTTGCTAGAGTTAGGAGGGAATAATGCGATTATTGTAACACCAGATGCAGATATAAAGATGACGGTTATTGGAGCAGTGTTTGGAGCGGTTGGAACAGCAGGACAACGTTGTACATCTACTCGTCGATTAATTATTCATGATTCTATTTATGATCAAGTAAAAAATGCAGTGGCTGATGCTTATAAACAATTGAAAATAGGTAACCCTTTAGATGAAAGTAATCATGTAGGACCGTTGATTGATAAAGATGCGGTTAAAATGTATGAGGCAGCATTGGAAAAGGTAGTAGCTGAAGGAGGGAATATCATTGTTGAAGGAGGTGTTTTAGAAGGAGAAGGTTATGAAAGTGGTTGTTATGTGAAACCCGCTATTGCAGAAGCTCAAAATCATTTTGAAATTGTTCAACATGAAACTTTTGCACCCGTATTGTATTTGTTAAAATATTCAGGAGGAATTGAAAATGCTATTGAATTGCAAAATGGAGTGGCTCAAGGATTATCTTCTGCTATTATGACAAATAATTTACGAGAAGCAGAGCGTTTCCTATCTCATGCAGGTTCTGATTGTGGAATTGCTAATGTTAATATAGGAACCTCAGGAGCTGAGATTGGGGGTGCTTTTGGAGGTGAAAAGGAAACAGGTGGTGGACGTGAATCGGGTTCAGATGCTTGGAAAGTATATATGCGTCGTCAAACGAATACAATTAATTATACAGCTGATTTACCATTAGCACAAGGAATAAAATTTGATTTGTAA
- a CDS encoding putative HTH-type transcriptional regulator YbfI (Contains 1 HTH araC/xylS-type DNA-binding domain.) — protein MNFYKKEILRIKDDCYSNQWQIDTVIGLKNYIDNNFQENLNLDLFSRIRFVSKYHLLRLFKKYYGQTPNQYLIDKRIEKAKEYIKNGLTISETCYEVGFESLSSFSSLFKRKTGFTPRTYQKSNFR, from the coding sequence ATGAATTTTTACAAGAAAGAGATATTACGAATTAAAGACGACTGTTATTCTAATCAATGGCAAATAGACACAGTCATTGGATTAAAAAATTATATCGATAATAACTTTCAAGAAAATTTAAATTTAGATCTCTTTTCCCGTATTCGATTTGTTTCAAAATATCACCTCTTAAGGCTGTTTAAAAAATACTATGGTCAAACTCCTAATCAATATTTGATTGACAAAAGAATTGAAAAGGCCAAAGAATACATTAAAAATGGATTAACCATTTCAGAAACTTGTTATGAAGTAGGGTTTGAAAGCTTAAGTTCATTTAGTTCTTTATTCAAAAGAAAAACTGGATTTACTCCTCGTACATACCAAAAGAGCAATTTTCGATAA
- the idnO gene encoding gluconate 5-dehydrogenase (KEGG: nth:Nther_0725 gluconate 5-dehydrogenase), translating into MTNEKNFGKQGWTPERLENLSGKTYIITGANAGAGFEATKILLSKGAEVIMLNRNEKKSSIAIDNLKEQFGINAKVLFIKMDLAQLSSIRNAVIEVNKNVPKIDALICNAAVAQVGKQEFTVDGFESQLGINHYGHFLLANLLFDKLNQSKGRIVVVASEGYKMGLRTIQFEDMNFDKNYHPNNTYSHSKLAQMMFAYELQHKIKNANKDVKVYVCHPGASKTSLIRKDAPFLTRFIWSILSSTPMVQSAEKGAYPELMCATEDNLKQQAYYGPTGRSNWVGPVGECKLESFALDRTIAGRLWDLSEKETHCKWNI; encoded by the coding sequence ATGACTAATGAAAAGAATTTTGGCAAACAAGGATGGACTCCCGAAAGATTAGAAAATTTAAGTGGTAAAACCTATATCATAACAGGTGCAAACGCAGGTGCCGGTTTTGAAGCCACTAAGATATTATTAAGCAAAGGTGCCGAGGTTATCATGCTTAACCGAAATGAAAAAAAATCAAGTATAGCCATCGATAATCTTAAGGAGCAATTTGGGATAAATGCTAAAGTTTTGTTCATTAAAATGGATTTAGCACAACTTTCTTCTATACGTAATGCTGTTATAGAAGTTAATAAAAATGTACCCAAAATTGATGCATTAATATGTAATGCTGCTGTAGCACAAGTAGGTAAACAAGAATTTACAGTTGATGGTTTTGAAAGTCAATTGGGTATTAACCATTATGGACATTTCTTATTGGCCAATCTACTATTTGATAAATTAAATCAATCAAAAGGAAGAATTGTTGTTGTGGCAAGTGAAGGATATAAAATGGGCTTGAGAACAATTCAATTTGAAGACATGAACTTTGACAAGAATTATCACCCCAATAATACATATTCTCACAGCAAGTTAGCTCAAATGATGTTTGCTTATGAATTACAACATAAAATTAAAAATGCTAATAAGGATGTTAAAGTATACGTATGTCACCCTGGTGCATCAAAAACATCTCTCATCAGAAAAGATGCTCCTTTCTTAACAAGATTTATTTGGTCTATTCTCTCAAGTACCCCAATGGTTCAATCAGCTGAAAAGGGAGCATACCCTGAACTAATGTGTGCCACAGAGGACAATCTAAAACAACAGGCTTACTATGGACCAACAGGAAGAAGTAATTGGGTTGGACCTGTTGGTGAATGTAAATTAGAGTCATTTGCTTTAGATAGGACCATTGCAGGTAGACTATGGGATTTATCAGAAAAAGAAACCCATTGTAAATGGAATATTTAA